One part of the Terriglobia bacterium genome encodes these proteins:
- a CDS encoding TlpA family protein disulfide reductase: MKRFSILLALALAFLALAPAPAPSRKTARKRGPMGAPETRRIVLAPGDPAPSLGGKAPTGESKTVRWNEHVLTVVNFWATWCVPCKGEMPVLEDLYDRRAKDGLEIVGVEVGRGSAEDARRFLADLKIRFPVIHETPGIQLEWGGMSVLPMTFLVSREGKILRRYAGATPRQTEGLVADVNAVLEGRPLAVQPFPEDEPKPAEPPAPAQPMGKSPRP, from the coding sequence ATGAAGCGTTTCTCGATCTTGCTGGCCCTCGCGCTCGCCTTCCTCGCGCTCGCCCCTGCCCCCGCCCCGTCGCGAAAGACGGCCAGGAAGCGCGGGCCGATGGGGGCCCCCGAAACGAGGAGGATCGTGCTCGCGCCCGGCGATCCCGCCCCTTCGCTCGGCGGGAAGGCCCCGACCGGCGAGAGCAAGACCGTCCGCTGGAACGAGCACGTGCTGACCGTCGTGAACTTCTGGGCGACGTGGTGCGTGCCGTGCAAGGGCGAGATGCCGGTCCTGGAGGACCTCTACGACCGCCGGGCAAAGGACGGCCTCGAGATCGTGGGCGTCGAGGTGGGGCGCGGGAGCGCGGAGGACGCGCGCCGCTTCCTGGCCGACCTCAAGATACGGTTCCCCGTGATCCACGAGACGCCCGGCATCCAACTCGAATGGGGTGGGATGTCGGTCCTGCCCATGACGTTCCTCGTGAGCCGTGAAGGGAAGATCCTCCGACGCTACGCCGGGGCGACCCCGCGTCAAACCGAGGGGCTCGTCGCCGACGTGAACGCCGTTCTCGAAGGGCGTCCTTTGGCGGTGCAGCCGTTCCCGGAAGACGAGCCGAAGCCGGCAGAGCCGCCGGCTCCCGCTCAGCCGATGGGTAAGAGCCCGCGTCCGTAG
- a CDS encoding YraN family protein, protein MEPSKDPRQRLGAAGEAKAAEALARSGIKILARRYRCRAGEIDLVALDGRVVVFVEVKTRRGTGYGRPAEAVTARKRAHIARAAGFFLAELGSHPPPCRFDVVEVLSAADGTLAARHIRDAFRLGLWADRAPAGRRARRD, encoded by the coding sequence ATCGAGCCCTCTAAGGACCCCCGGCAGCGCCTCGGCGCCGCGGGTGAGGCCAAAGCGGCGGAGGCGCTGGCGCGCTCCGGGATCAAGATTCTCGCGCGCCGGTACCGGTGCAGGGCGGGGGAGATCGACCTGGTCGCGCTCGACGGCCGCGTCGTGGTTTTCGTGGAGGTCAAGACGCGAAGGGGCACCGGCTATGGCCGGCCGGCAGAGGCGGTCACGGCCCGGAAACGGGCTCACATCGCGCGCGCGGCGGGGTTCTTCCTGGCGGAGCTGGGCTCGCATCCACCGCCCTGCCGGTTCGACGTGGTCGAGGTCCTTTCCGCCGCCGACGGCACGCTCGCAGCGCGCCACATACGCGACGCCTTTCGCCTCGGCCTCTGGGCGGATCGCGCGCCTGCCGGACGCCGCGCAAGGCGAGATTGA
- the cysS gene encoding cysteine--tRNA ligase → MRIHDTLTQRLTTLEPLESGHVRLYTCGPTVYDYAHIGNFRTYVWEDLLRRALRHLGFRVTQVMNITDVEDKIIAKAMASGITLDETTAPFIAAFFEDLDAIGIERAEHYPRATEHVPEMIALAARLRDNGHTYESQGSLYFRISSFEGYGRLSHLDRREIRVGARVDSDEYDKEDARDFVLWKAERPGEPAWDSPFGRGRPGWHLECSAMSMKYLGESFDLHTGGVDNIFPHHENEIAQSECATGRPFVRHWMHAAHLMVDGEKMSKSKGNFHTLRDLLARGNDPRALRFLLLSAHYRSPLNFTFESLARSASDLTRLTDFIARIDREPAPPGRDAGFEDRLSRSEAEFDDALAADLNVSGVLAALFRTVREGHSALDRGELPEVTRQALRGTLRKWDAVLGLLGRPEEILDAEIEDLIGRRTAARKSRNFSEADRLRQELADRGVLLEDTPQGVRWKRSRLPAASR, encoded by the coding sequence ATGCGGATCCACGACACGCTGACGCAGCGCCTCACGACCCTCGAGCCTCTCGAGTCGGGGCACGTCCGGCTCTATACGTGCGGACCGACGGTCTACGACTACGCCCACATCGGCAACTTCCGGACCTACGTGTGGGAAGACCTGCTCCGCCGCGCGCTGCGCCACCTGGGGTTCCGGGTCACCCAGGTGATGAACATCACCGACGTCGAGGACAAGATCATCGCGAAGGCGATGGCCTCGGGGATCACCCTCGACGAGACCACCGCCCCGTTCATCGCCGCCTTCTTCGAGGACCTCGACGCGATCGGCATCGAGCGCGCCGAGCACTACCCGCGTGCGACGGAGCACGTCCCCGAGATGATCGCGCTCGCGGCGCGCCTGAGGGACAACGGCCACACCTACGAGAGCCAGGGATCGCTCTACTTCCGGATCTCGTCGTTCGAGGGATACGGGCGGCTCTCGCACCTCGATCGGCGAGAGATCCGGGTCGGCGCGAGGGTGGACAGCGACGAGTACGACAAGGAGGACGCACGGGACTTCGTCCTCTGGAAGGCGGAGCGCCCCGGGGAGCCGGCCTGGGACTCGCCGTTCGGACGGGGACGTCCCGGCTGGCACCTCGAATGCTCGGCGATGAGCATGAAGTACCTCGGGGAGAGCTTCGACCTCCACACCGGCGGCGTCGACAACATCTTCCCGCATCACGAGAACGAGATCGCGCAGAGCGAGTGCGCCACCGGCCGGCCGTTCGTGAGGCACTGGATGCATGCCGCCCACCTGATGGTGGACGGAGAGAAGATGTCCAAGTCGAAGGGGAACTTCCACACGCTTCGCGATCTCCTCGCGCGGGGGAACGACCCCAGGGCCCTCAGATTCCTGCTCCTCTCCGCTCACTATCGCAGTCCACTGAACTTCACCTTCGAAAGCCTCGCCCGCTCCGCGTCCGATCTGACGCGGCTCACCGATTTCATCGCCCGGATCGATCGGGAGCCGGCGCCGCCCGGCCGCGACGCCGGCTTCGAGGATCGCCTCTCCCGCTCCGAGGCGGAATTCGACGACGCCCTCGCGGCGGACCTCAACGTCAGCGGAGTCCTGGCCGCGCTCTTCAGGACGGTCCGAGAGGGGCATTCGGCCCTGGACCGCGGCGAGCTGCCGGAGGTCACGAGGCAGGCGCTCCGCGGTACCCTCCGGAAATGGGACGCCGTGCTCGGTCTGCTCGGACGGCCGGAGGAGATTCTCGACGCCGAGATCGAGGACCTCATCGGCCGGCGCACCGCGGCGCGGAAGTCCCGTAACTTCTCCGAGGCCGACCGTCTCCGGCAAGAGCTGGCGGACCGCGGAGTCCTCCTCGAGGACACGCCCCAGGGGGTTCGCTGGAAGCGATCGAGGCTCCCCGCCGCGTCCCGCTGA
- a CDS encoding GWxTD domain-containing protein: MTHCNLDTGRSCGARGAPPAERLPAARWAARAGLVLFLLFLPLTGRGAEGTLGDPGLDWRDGPVRYLLTHDEYDRYGRLRTAEARGAFVARFWRRLDPDPDTPENSYKERFDRLRVQADQRFGNSVVAGWRTDRGQVLMLLGEPDSVRRLAGDPVSVMREIWTYNRRPGGRAEPLEIVFYGDRSGQFRLQPPPGAETEQFRDPVELVREFQRVRSQQRNAMIALPRDLTELYEQLHPFDYATATRYRANPGRPRQLDQGSGSRFGSATEAAEGPASPIASDAAYFFQSADGGTMAVLALEYRSDPSSGDSGDRQGSPEVEPKVSAWILDADDRLAGRSPAEVVVRLERRPTLERAGSMMFTGRAYLEPGTYEARYTVEDRPHKLLAIRNVTLAVPDIPLGELGASTVVPALRFGPVQDGHATPFAVGSEEVVPKPGASFRRGEPLRIYFQVYGAARDPAIRRPRVDVTFRFQWAGARRFRQQGEPVTVRGAAGESMGLTLPVKDWPAGDYRVEIDLVDRVSGARTSTGGSFRIAD; encoded by the coding sequence ATGACGCACTGCAATCTCGACACCGGGCGGAGCTGCGGGGCTCGCGGCGCCCCTCCCGCGGAGCGCCTCCCCGCCGCGAGGTGGGCCGCCCGCGCGGGCCTGGTGCTCTTCCTCCTGTTCCTCCCGCTTACCGGCCGCGGTGCCGAGGGCACCCTCGGCGACCCCGGGCTGGACTGGCGCGACGGGCCCGTCCGGTATCTTCTGACCCATGACGAGTACGATCGTTACGGGAGGCTGAGGACCGCGGAAGCCCGCGGCGCGTTCGTCGCTCGGTTCTGGCGGCGGCTCGACCCGGATCCCGACACCCCCGAGAACAGCTACAAGGAGCGATTCGACCGACTTCGCGTCCAAGCCGACCAGCGCTTCGGCAATTCCGTCGTCGCCGGATGGCGAACCGACCGGGGACAGGTCCTGATGCTGCTCGGAGAGCCGGACTCGGTGAGACGCCTCGCCGGCGACCCGGTTTCGGTGATGCGGGAGATCTGGACGTACAACCGTCGCCCCGGCGGCCGCGCGGAGCCTCTCGAGATCGTTTTCTACGGCGACCGTTCGGGGCAGTTCCGCCTCCAACCGCCCCCTGGAGCCGAGACGGAGCAGTTCCGCGACCCGGTGGAGCTGGTCCGGGAGTTCCAGCGGGTGCGCTCGCAGCAGCGTAACGCGATGATCGCGTTGCCGCGGGATCTGACCGAGCTCTACGAACAGCTCCACCCGTTCGATTACGCGACCGCGACCCGCTACCGCGCCAATCCAGGGAGACCACGGCAACTCGACCAGGGATCCGGCTCGAGATTCGGATCGGCGACGGAGGCAGCAGAGGGGCCCGCGTCGCCGATCGCCTCCGATGCCGCGTACTTCTTCCAGTCGGCGGACGGTGGAACGATGGCCGTGCTGGCCCTCGAGTACCGATCCGACCCGTCGTCGGGCGACTCGGGAGACCGGCAAGGATCGCCGGAGGTCGAGCCCAAGGTCTCCGCCTGGATCCTCGACGCCGACGATCGGCTCGCCGGGCGCTCTCCGGCGGAAGTCGTCGTGCGCCTCGAGCGGCGGCCGACCTTGGAGCGGGCCGGCTCGATGATGTTCACGGGCCGGGCGTACCTCGAGCCCGGAACCTACGAAGCGCGCTACACCGTCGAGGATCGCCCGCACAAGCTCCTCGCCATCAGGAACGTGACCCTGGCGGTTCCGGACATTCCGCTCGGCGAGCTCGGTGCGAGCACGGTGGTTCCGGCCTTGCGATTCGGACCGGTTCAGGACGGGCATGCCACGCCGTTCGCCGTCGGCTCCGAGGAGGTCGTGCCGAAGCCTGGCGCGAGCTTCCGACGGGGCGAGCCGCTCCGCATCTACTTCCAGGTCTACGGCGCGGCGCGGGATCCCGCCATCCGCCGCCCGCGAGTGGACGTCACTTTCCGGTTTCAGTGGGCGGGGGCCCGGAGGTTCAGGCAGCAGGGGGAGCCGGTGACCGTGCGAGGTGCCGCCGGGGAGTCCATGGGGCTCACGCTCCCCGTCAAGGATTGGCCTGCTGGAGACTACCGGGTCGAGATCGACCTCGTCGACCGCGTCTCCGGCGCCCGGACCTCGACGGGGGGGAGCTTCAGGATCGCGGATTGA